Below is a window of Nicotiana tabacum cultivar K326 chromosome 19, ASM71507v2, whole genome shotgun sequence DNA.
TACTTAACTTTAACAATAAATTACTAGTCTATCATACCAACTTACTAAACATCAGTGTTCCCATTTCAAATATATTGCTTTCATTTTCATAAAATTGTTGTACAATTAGCCACCTGAGCATGCTAGATGTAGCGTGGTTCACGTTCACcccaaaagaaaagggaagagcAATTTCATGGCTAATAAGAGAAGCGGGAGTATGGGCTTACAATCAAAACAGTCGATCTTTATGAAACGAGGAAGCTAAATAGGAGAACTGATGTTGATCGAAATGTAGTTTGTCAATGGTCATGCTCTCTGAACATGACTAGCCTATAAGGAAGACCAGCATACAAGAATCATTAATGATTACAGAGTGGGTTCTTTTTCTTTACCTTAGTTCTTCGTCCAGGTATGTGATTTCAAGTTGACCACGACCACTTCCACGGCTTTTTATCAATATCTACAAGCCAGAGAAAAGATTGGTCCAAGAAAAGTTAACAAGAAAATTCTTATACATTCGGTTTAGTGTTTCTACCCAATTCGCGATGAAGCAAGCAGTAACAGAGAGATAGGTAAGTAGAATTGGAAATATTTTCATGTCACAGTCATGTGCCttaatgaatacaataaaatGCAGGCAACTTAAATTTCCAAGCCAAAATTAAGGTTTCACCTACCAGTCCAGCTATCTTGAAAGAGTCAAATTTTACAGCAACTCTCCGTTCATTAAGAGGAACTAAATTGGCGGTGGCCTGCAGAGTTATAAGAAAACTGAACTTAACTTTATTGCAAATATCAAAGATGAAACATCTTTCTTAAAATTGACAAGGGATAACCCTTTtcaaatatatgtcaaatttttcTCTTGGAATCCAGGACAATGAGAATCTCACCACGATTAAAAACTTAACTATTATAACTTTCAAGGAGCAAAAACCAGCCTATGATATATATCCTGACAGAAACCGAGCATCTGTTTTTTACCTCTTACAAAAAGCAGCAGTTCCAACAGGTTATAATAAAATCACATACTTATATCttgctcaaaaaaaaaaaaaaaaacacacacacacacacttataCTGAGATCATTATCGATCCAAGTATTTTTCTTTTCCGTGTGAATCTTCTTATTCATGGAAATATCTCATATCTTAAAGAAAGTGGGACTGTTTGTGTGTGCATCTTTTTTTTCCGGGCAAAAgaaaacttcttcaaagttcacaATAGTTTTGAAAAGGACCTTCTTGAAATCTGCAGGCTGCATATATTAATCAAGGTGACTAAACTAAAGACATACTTATTAACTCACAGGGCAGAAAACCAGGTTACCAAATgtacacacacacaaacacagaGAAAGGTGTGTGCGTGTACGGTGTACATATATATGAACCATGAGACGTGGCCCTAATACTCCTGTTAATAGAATGTGGTCCTTCCACTGAAAATGAAACTTACTTGACTAGATTTCCTGGGTATTACTAACACAGTAACTAGAGAAACAGGCAAATTTTCACATGTTACAAGTTAAATAGGATAATATTTCACAGCAGAAGATAAAATACTCGAGATTCTTTCCTAATTTTCTGTGAGATAAAAAAATGGACCTGATTGAAAAACGGCCATGTCTCCATATTTTGAGCCCTCAATGTATCTGCATTGATAGCCTGGTAAATTTTTCCATTGGGTCTCAAGATTTTGGGCCTCTGCCACAATAATAACCGAACAAGAGCCTTGTCATTACAGTTAGGAATGACGCATATCAAACAAAGAAATTACACAACAGAATACTGGTCATAAGCTCAAAAAGCAATAGTGCATATGCATATCACAGCTGTCTTTAATTTTTCCTTTCTAGAATCTTGTTGTCGTTTGTCACATTAGACTATGTCTTTAACACAATATTGATGGTTGGAGTGAAGAAAACAAATCGAAAAGTGTGATCTAAAACCAACATTTAAACAACAGAAGGAAAATAGAAAAGGAGTTGATCATCCAACACTCTCAAAAGAAGAAGAACGAATATTTTCTAAAGGCAACTTCTgcgaagtcaatgaaaatagaaaaatattatttattatggTTGATACTGGAAGCATAGAGGTACTTTGTTGCTATTTAATTATAAATCCCATTAATATCGGAGCAAACCGATAGTAAGGACTATGCGAATTGGAAAACTAGTCAAGCACAGAAAACACCCATCATAATCATAATCACCCAATCAACCATATCATTTTGATGACATCACAAAATAGAGGAAGCACACCACAAAATGGAAGCCATCTTAACTACTGAACCAAGTGATATTCCACTGCAGTTTAAGAAGTCGGAGAAAAGGAAAGTGGAAACGCCAGTGGTGCATTAATCAAAGTTGTTCTCGTCCATTGGAGTATCCTACCCTTTTTCTTGAGGATAAATATCACTGCACCtaaattacagcatgctaaagtACCCAATAATATCTTTTAGACTAAAAATGAACAGAAAACAACAAAAGGAAGTCTAACTTTCTGATTATACCTAAAACAATTATAGGAACTGATATCACATGCAGAAGAAGCAACTTTAATGTGACTAGATATATACATCATCCTTTGCTTATCTCATTTGGTCTAGTGCGAGGAGGATAGGTAAGAGCGAATTAGCTGCcttaattttgccaattcaagggCAATGACCTATGTATTTAATTCCGATAAAGAACCAAAGGATAGAAGTGATTAACTACCTTGTATACTTCTACAACCCATATGAATCTAAAACCAACAATTTCAGTAATTGAACTAATCTGCTCCCTTGAGAAAAGAGGGGATGATAAATGAGCAGGAGCATCTTAGCTTCTGGAAATATGCAGAAGAAAGAACAGATTAGACAGACCTTTGTTTGCAGAATTGATTGAGATGTGGTATACAAAAGCTCCCACTTTCCATTCAATAAGCTTGACTTCAGGGGTTCTTTCACTTTATTAGCTGCCTCAAGTTTACTTGCAATCTGCAGACAAATTATGCATGATAACGCACCAGGAATGAAATAGGCACGGAAAGGCTTCAATGATAACCGAATAAGAGCTATCAACCAGCAATTTCCCCCTATTCgacttgctaaggccaaaggaGGATATCGAAGACATTCCACAAACTAAACTCATCGCGTTCATTATGTCCACGTAAAAATGTCACTGATTCGTCTGAGCATAGTCCTAATCATGTTTATTGAATTGCACGAACCAATTCATACAAGCTTAAATTGTTGGAGATGAAACACTTTAATTATGTCTGCAATACACCCCTCATCTGTGACCAAATACTTTTTCCTAAACCAGCACACGGTGTACTGTTTTTGTTATAGGAGGAGGCAAGAATGAAACCAAAACGCCTACGTGCTACCATAGCATATTGAATAATTGTGTGAACCCCTCGTCTAAAAGATTAACTCACAGTAACTGGacactttatttatttaatttagcaCTGCAATAAAGTCCCAAAATACCTAATATACAGTAACAAATTTTCAACTTCACGACAGCAGAAATTAACCGCGAGTAATTCGAAAATAGAGATTAAAAACCTGATCAACAAGCTTTTGGTCTTCAGTAGTAGCCTCGGCACCACGATCAAGAGGGGCTATGGCTTCTAGAAGCTCCAGCTTAAGGCTCTCAATGTCTTTGCTTTTGGTcgagaaaaaaggaaagaaggacacCTTTGTCCTCCATTTCCAAGATTCCGGTACTTGCTGCAATCGCCTCTCACAATAAGGCGCATGATTGACCGGTAAATTCTCGCAGAAGGGTTTTGATGAGAATTTTGCATTTGCTGGGAAAGAATGAAAAGTGGAGATTTCCTTTAGTTtaactgaagaagatgaagacagaGAAAGAGTAGCCATTCTTATGATAATTTGCTACAAATttttaaatgttagtttattTTTGGTATATTATGGAGGAATTAGCCCTTGAGCGGATAAGAATTTCGCACATAGCTAATTTTCCGTTGGTTCCCGCCACCGTTTGGTGGCCTCTCTCATGGCCTCACACCTAAATTATTCTATGGTCATTTTTAATTTTGGGAAACTTCATACGTTTATCAAAAAAATTGCTTTCAAACATTTGTGGTAGGTTTCTATAATCAATTCTTTATTAGGAAGAAGGAGAAGATTAAGAGAAAGTTTGGATTAGTCGATTATAAATCATTGATAAGCTTGAAgtgttgaaaattatttttaagtgtTTAAACTTATTTTTTAAATAAGTATTTACGTGTTTTGATAGACATGCTGAAACTAACGATAAACAGTTGATGTTTTTGGTAGAAAAATGTTAATAAGttattcttttattaaaatgactaaaatatccttaaaaatTTTACTAGAGATAATAAATTAAAAAGtattttaataaagaaaaagatgaacaacgaatatggaatgaaacggaagttagaaaatttattttgttaattagaaaatattattaaggcTAAACTAATAAAAGCCTTGGTCAAACTATAAGCGCTTATAAgctaaaaaattataaattggGGGTGACCAACTTATTACTTATGACTTATTTTAGCTAATAAGTACTTGGCTTATAAGCGGTTTGGGtatttaccaaacgcgtagataagccaaaatgTGCTTATAAGTCAGTTTGATAAGCTTATAAgcttagagggtgtttggattaGCTTTAAGCTAGTCAAATCAGCTTTTAAGCTTcttttttttagcttttttcGGTATTGGGCAAAGTCAAAAAGtacttaaaataagttaaaaactaCTTAAAACAAGTCAAAAGCAACTTATTACTTTTTGGTTTAAAAGCTATTTCCGTTGaaaagccattttttttaagccaatccaaacgggctcttagtcaAACACCCTCTAACTTGCTTGCTTATCTTCGCTTATTCTcctctcattttcttttttaGGTTAATAACTATAAATTTCTTTtttggaaaaaagagaaaaaaattccgttaccgggaatcgaACCCGGGTCTCCTGGGTGAAAGCCAGATATCCTAACCGCTGGACGATAACGGAAGCTTGTTGCTTTATGTGCACCGAGTTTGTATTTGAACGAGGCTACAATGCAAAAAGAAACTAATAaataaagcaaaaacaaaaagaggTTCGAACTTTTcctcttctttatttttatttttgggtacattTTTCTTCCAAAGCCTTCCCCTTAACCTTATTTCTACACTACAATTGCTGAACTGTTATAtctatggaaataaaagagatgTTATAGTTGATATAAACAATCCAGGGGTCTTTTTCTCTTTTCGTTACATTGAAAGCAGTGGCGACGAATCCAGGATTTTAGGTTTGTGGGTGCTTAACTTTTTCCTTTGACGATAAAACTAAGTTAATGAGAAAATACATAGTATTAGTATTTATGATATGCCGTGAAATTGTGAGAGAAAAAAGATTCGTGGTTTTTGCCGTCAAAGGCTGTTAACCTTTAAAGGGGTGGAACTTTGAAGTACCTTTTtaaagcatattttctttttctttttttgctatAGTGAATcggataaagtaaaaaaaaatctaaattaaaaaaggtaaaataaaaGTCAGCAAAAAAGAATAAGTAGCATTGGGTCAAAAATTGATAAGTGAACAACGAAGAAGACAAAATTGGGTTAAAAGGGCTTGTTTGGAGCAGGATTCGATCTATGGCCCTTACTCCCATAAATCCTCCAGCACCATAACTTAACCAAAGCACCCATAAAAAAATTTGTTTCTTGGGTGCTTGCCGCCTTATTATACAGTTTTGTTGAACTTTCTGTATAATTATACATATTCTCTGTTGAGCTCAATGGGTGCTTAATCACCTAAGTTCTATACCTAAATTCGCCCCCGATTGAAATATTATGTAAGAGGAAAAAAGTGACAGCAATTGCCTCTAAATCTACTCATAAATGCCTGTTGTTCTATGGAATTTGTCCCTCATTCTAGTCCATGTGAAAACAAGTTTATGAACTTCAA
It encodes the following:
- the LOC107822705 gene encoding putative plastid-lipid-associated protein 4, chloroplastic, which codes for MATLSLSSSSSVKLKEISTFHSFPANAKFSSKPFCENLPVNHAPYCERRLQQVPESWKWRTKVSFFPFFSTKSKDIESLKLELLEAIAPLDRGAEATTEDQKLVDQIASKLEAANKVKEPLKSSLLNGKWELLYTTSQSILQTKRPKILRPNGKIYQAINADTLRAQNMETWPFFNQATANLVPLNERRVAVKFDSFKIAGLILIKSRGSGRGQLEITYLDEELRISRGNQGNLFILRMVDPSYRVPL